The Synechococcus sp. MU1643 genome contains a region encoding:
- the leuB gene encoding 3-isopropylmalate dehydrogenase encodes MAQHRVVLLPGDGIGPEITAVARQLLEVVSQRHGFSLSFEEQPIGGSAIDATGEPLPTSTLEACKAADAVLLAAIGSPRFDSLPREKRPETGLLGLRSGMELFANLRPVKIVPALIDASSLKREVIDGVDLMVVRELTGGIYFGQPKGRIQNEGEERGFNTMTYSASEVDRIAKVAFKIAQERRGRLCSVDKANVLDVSQLWRDRVDAMAPTYDGVEVSHIYVDNAAMQLVRDPRQFDVLLTGNLFGDILSDEAAMLTGSIGMLPSASLGSEGPGLFEPVHGSAPDIAGQDKANPMAMVLSAAMMLRIGLKESAAADDLEAAIDAVLAGGFRTGDLMAEGCTQLGCRAMGEQLLKAL; translated from the coding sequence ATGGCTCAGCATCGCGTCGTTCTCCTGCCCGGTGATGGCATCGGCCCCGAGATCACCGCTGTCGCCCGTCAGCTGCTGGAGGTGGTGAGCCAGCGCCATGGTTTTTCGCTGAGCTTCGAAGAGCAGCCCATCGGCGGCAGCGCCATCGATGCCACCGGTGAGCCGTTGCCCACTAGCACCCTGGAGGCCTGCAAGGCTGCCGATGCGGTGTTGCTCGCCGCCATCGGCAGCCCCCGCTTCGACAGCCTTCCCCGCGAGAAACGGCCAGAGACAGGCTTGCTTGGCCTGCGCTCCGGCATGGAGCTGTTCGCCAATCTGCGGCCGGTGAAGATTGTTCCGGCCCTCATCGATGCCAGCAGCCTCAAGCGTGAGGTGATCGACGGGGTGGACTTGATGGTGGTGCGGGAACTCACCGGGGGGATTTATTTCGGTCAGCCCAAGGGACGCATCCAGAACGAGGGGGAGGAGCGCGGTTTCAACACCATGACCTACTCCGCCTCGGAGGTGGATCGGATTGCAAAGGTGGCCTTTAAAATCGCCCAGGAACGGCGGGGCCGGCTCTGCTCGGTGGACAAGGCAAATGTGCTCGATGTCAGCCAGCTCTGGCGGGACCGGGTTGATGCCATGGCGCCCACCTATGACGGTGTGGAGGTGAGTCACATTTATGTGGACAACGCGGCGATGCAGCTGGTGCGTGATCCACGCCAGTTCGATGTGCTGCTCACCGGCAACCTTTTCGGCGATATCCTCAGCGACGAGGCGGCGATGCTCACCGGCTCCATCGGCATGCTGCCCTCGGCCTCCCTTGGCAGTGAGGGACCTGGTCTGTTTGAGCCTGTGCACGGTTCCGCCCCTGACATCGCCGGTCAGGACAAGGCCAACCCCATGGCCATGGTGCTGTCGGCCGCAATGATGCTGCGCATTGGTCTGAAAGAATCCGCGGCCGCCGATGATCTGGAAGCGGCCATCGACGCCGTTCTGGCCGGTGGCTTCCGCACCGGTGATCTGATGGCAGAAGGCTGCACCCAGCTGGGTTGTCGCGCCATGGGTGAGCAATTGCTTAAAGCTCTTTAA
- the fba gene encoding class II fructose-bisphosphate aldolase (catalyzes the reversible aldol condensation of dihydroxyacetonephosphate and glyceraldehyde 3-phosphate in the Calvin cycle, glycolysis, and/or gluconeogenesis), giving the protein MALVPLRLLLDHAAENGYGIPAFNVNNLEQVQAIMEAADETDSPVILQASRGARSYAGEIFLRHLILAATETYPHIPVVMHQDHGNAPDTCYSAAINGFTSVMMDGSLEADAKTPASYDYNVNVTKQVVDFAHSVGVSVEGELGCLGSLETGKGEAEDGHGFEGELSKDMLLTDPAEAADFVAKTKCDALAIAIGTSHGAYKFTRKPTGEVLAISRIAEIHKAIPNTHLVMHGSSSVPQEWLEMINKHGGSIPETYGVPVEEIQEGIRNGVRKVNIDTDNRLAFTAAVREAAMADPANFDPRHFNKPARKYMKQVCLDRYQQFWAAGNASKIQQQSITHFAGLYAKGALDPKAAVAA; this is encoded by the coding sequence ATGGCGCTCGTTCCGCTTCGGCTCCTGCTCGACCACGCCGCTGAGAATGGCTATGGCATTCCTGCGTTCAACGTGAACAATCTGGAGCAGGTCCAGGCCATCATGGAAGCGGCTGACGAGACCGACAGCCCTGTGATCCTCCAGGCTTCCCGCGGTGCCCGTAGCTACGCCGGCGAGATCTTCCTGCGTCACCTGATCCTGGCCGCGACCGAGACCTATCCCCACATTCCCGTGGTGATGCACCAAGACCATGGCAACGCCCCTGACACCTGCTACTCCGCTGCCATCAACGGTTTCACCTCCGTGATGATGGACGGTTCCCTGGAAGCAGACGCCAAGACTCCCGCCAGCTACGACTACAACGTCAACGTCACCAAGCAGGTGGTGGACTTCGCTCACTCCGTGGGTGTGAGCGTTGAGGGTGAGCTGGGTTGCCTGGGCTCCCTGGAAACCGGCAAGGGTGAAGCAGAAGACGGCCACGGCTTCGAGGGCGAGCTGTCCAAGGACATGCTGCTCACCGATCCCGCTGAGGCTGCCGACTTCGTTGCCAAGACCAAGTGCGACGCGCTGGCCATCGCCATCGGCACCAGCCACGGCGCTTACAAGTTCACCCGCAAGCCCACAGGTGAAGTGCTAGCCATCAGCCGCATCGCTGAAATCCACAAAGCCATCCCCAACACCCACCTAGTGATGCACGGCTCCTCCTCCGTTCCCCAGGAATGGTTGGAGATGATCAACAAGCACGGTGGTTCCATCCCTGAGACCTACGGCGTTCCCGTCGAAGAAATCCAGGAAGGCATCCGCAACGGTGTGCGCAAGGTGAACATCGACACCGACAACCGTCTGGCCTTCACCGCCGCTGTGCGTGAAGCCGCCATGGCTGACCCTGCCAACTTCGATCCCCGCCACTTCAACAAGCCGGCTCGGAAGTACATGAAGCAGGTCTGCCTTGACCGCTATCAGCAGTTCTGGGCTGCCGGCAATGCCAGCAAGATCCAGCAGCAGAGCATCACCCACTTCGCCGGCCTGTACGCCAAGGGCGCTCTCGATCCCAAGGCTGCCGTCGCTGCCTGA
- the proB gene encoding glutamate 5-kinase: MTLWVVKVGTSLLRGETAATIDGYARCFAGAMARGDQVVLVTSGAVGLGCQKLALSRRPDTVVALQAAAAIGQGALMALYERAMERHGYSVAQVLLTRSDLADRRRYQNASGTLRQLLSWGVLPVINENDALSPAELRFGDNDTLSALVAAAVEAQQLILLTDVDRLYSSDPRVDANAEPISDVRHPRELDQLEQGAGDGGRWGTGGMTTKLAAARIATASGITVQLADGRDPACLKALLQGERGGTVFHPHPEPLGNRRSWLAHVLRPEGELQLDAGACDALQHRGASLLLVGVTAVRGDFAANQPVRLLDPQGEDLGRGLCSMDSDQLRAAMNDPSPGESSPVVVHRDGLVLRSR; the protein is encoded by the coding sequence ATGACCCTGTGGGTCGTGAAAGTCGGTACCAGCCTGCTTCGGGGGGAGACCGCCGCCACGATTGATGGCTACGCCCGCTGCTTCGCAGGGGCAATGGCCAGGGGGGATCAGGTGGTGCTGGTCACCAGTGGTGCCGTTGGGCTGGGCTGCCAGAAGCTGGCCCTCTCCAGACGACCTGACACGGTTGTGGCTCTGCAGGCCGCTGCAGCCATCGGGCAGGGCGCGCTGATGGCTCTTTATGAAAGGGCGATGGAACGCCACGGCTATTCCGTGGCTCAAGTGTTGCTGACCCGCTCCGATCTGGCCGATCGCCGTCGCTATCAGAACGCTTCGGGCACCCTGCGGCAGCTTCTGAGTTGGGGGGTGTTGCCGGTGATCAACGAGAACGATGCCCTCTCGCCGGCGGAGTTGCGCTTCGGCGACAACGACACCCTTTCGGCTTTGGTGGCCGCCGCTGTTGAAGCGCAGCAACTGATCCTGCTCACGGATGTTGACCGCCTTTATTCCTCCGATCCGCGGGTTGATGCCAATGCCGAACCGATCTCGGATGTTCGCCACCCCCGTGAGCTGGACCAGCTCGAACAGGGGGCCGGCGACGGTGGTCGCTGGGGCACCGGCGGCATGACCACGAAGCTGGCGGCAGCCCGCATCGCCACCGCTAGTGGCATCACTGTGCAGCTCGCCGATGGCCGCGACCCCGCTTGCCTCAAGGCCTTGTTGCAGGGGGAACGGGGGGGGACAGTGTTCCATCCCCACCCCGAACCTCTGGGTAATCGACGCAGTTGGCTCGCCCACGTGCTTCGGCCTGAGGGTGAACTGCAGCTGGATGCGGGGGCCTGTGATGCGCTGCAGCACCGTGGCGCGTCTCTGCTGCTGGTGGGTGTGACAGCGGTGCGGGGCGATTTCGCCGCCAATCAACCCGTTCGGTTGCTGGACCCCCAGGGCGAGGACCTGGGCCGTGGCCTCTGTTCGATGGACAGCGACCAGCTGCGGGCCGCGATGAATGATCCATCGCCGGGGGAGTCCTCCCCGGTGGTGGTGCATCGCGATGGTCTGGTGCTTCGCAGCCGGTAA
- the lpxD gene encoding UDP-3-O-(3-hydroxymyristoyl)glucosamine N-acyltransferase: protein MRFSTLIKVLQTGDAGLRWSQAGLDPWLEDAASLDQASAVQLSFLEKGNALTAALGASGVGALLLPDQQDLIDLASQRGIAFAVFADPRLAFAEALDQLHPRRRPLAEIHPSAVIDERAVVGPGTAVGPRVCIGEGSRLGADCIVHPGVVIYDDVVVGDGCELHANAVLHPGSRLGRGCVVNSNAVVGSEGFGFVPTAKGWRKMPQTGQVVLEDGVEVGSCTTIDRPSVGETRIGAGTKIDNLVQIGHGVTTGRGCAFASQVGIAGGARIGHGVILAGQVGVGNRVVVGDGVIASSKTGIHGDVAPGEVVSGFPAIPNRLWLRCAVTFSKLPEMAKSLREMKRDTPQ from the coding sequence ATGCGTTTCAGCACCCTGATCAAGGTTTTGCAGACCGGTGATGCAGGCTTGCGCTGGAGCCAGGCGGGCTTGGACCCATGGCTTGAAGATGCTGCTTCGCTCGATCAGGCCTCAGCTGTGCAGCTCAGCTTTTTGGAGAAGGGCAACGCCCTCACGGCGGCCTTGGGTGCCAGCGGCGTGGGTGCCCTGCTGCTACCCGATCAACAGGATCTGATTGATTTGGCGTCGCAGCGTGGCATCGCCTTTGCGGTCTTCGCTGATCCGCGCCTGGCTTTTGCTGAAGCCCTCGATCAGTTGCATCCCCGACGCCGGCCCTTGGCGGAGATTCACCCCTCGGCGGTGATCGATGAACGGGCTGTGGTGGGCCCAGGCACGGCGGTGGGCCCGCGGGTCTGCATCGGTGAGGGCAGCCGTCTTGGTGCCGACTGCATCGTTCATCCTGGCGTCGTAATCTACGACGACGTGGTGGTGGGTGATGGCTGCGAGCTACACGCTAATGCCGTGCTCCATCCCGGCAGCCGTCTCGGACGTGGCTGTGTGGTGAACTCCAATGCCGTTGTCGGCTCCGAGGGCTTTGGCTTTGTGCCGACGGCGAAAGGATGGCGAAAAATGCCGCAGACCGGCCAGGTGGTTCTTGAAGACGGCGTTGAGGTGGGCAGCTGCACCACCATCGATCGCCCTTCCGTTGGGGAGACCCGCATTGGTGCCGGCACCAAGATCGACAACCTTGTCCAGATCGGTCATGGGGTCACCACTGGGCGTGGCTGTGCCTTCGCGTCCCAGGTGGGCATCGCCGGCGGCGCCCGGATCGGTCATGGGGTAATCCTGGCGGGCCAGGTCGGGGTCGGCAATCGTGTTGTCGTCGGCGATGGCGTCATCGCCAGCTCCAAGACCGGCATTCACGGTGATGTGGCCCCCGGAGAGGTGGTGAGTGGTTTTCCCGCGATTCCGAATCGCCTCTGGCTGCGATGCGCCGTCACCTTCAGCAAGCTGCCGGAGATGGCCAAGAGCCTGCGGGAGATGAAACGCGACACCCCTCAGTAA
- the accD gene encoding acetyl-CoA carboxylase, carboxyltransferase subunit beta, which produces MSLFDWFADRRKGQYVANVKQEPDEGDGLWSKCPECGQVVYLKDLKLNASVCAKCGHHHRIDSAERIALIADPDSFQVLNADLAPVDPLGFKDRRAYADRLRESQASTGLRDGVVTGLCRVEGIPMGLAAMDFRFMGGSMGSVVGEKITRLIEESTARKLPLLIVCASGGARMQEGMLSLMQMAKISGALERHREAELLYMPLLTHPTTGGVTASFAMLGDLILAEPKALIGFAGRRVIEQTLREKLPDNFQTAEYLQEHGFVDTIVPRTQLRPTLANILRLHGCKPMELTSA; this is translated from the coding sequence GTGTCTCTGTTCGATTGGTTTGCTGATCGCCGCAAGGGTCAGTACGTCGCCAACGTCAAGCAGGAACCGGATGAAGGCGATGGTCTCTGGAGCAAATGTCCGGAATGTGGTCAGGTCGTCTATCTCAAAGACCTGAAACTCAATGCCAGTGTTTGTGCCAAATGCGGCCATCACCACCGGATCGACAGTGCTGAACGCATCGCGCTGATCGCGGATCCCGACAGCTTCCAGGTGCTGAACGCGGATCTGGCACCAGTGGATCCTCTCGGATTCAAAGACCGACGCGCCTATGCCGACCGGCTGCGGGAAAGTCAGGCCTCGACGGGGCTGCGGGATGGTGTGGTCACCGGGCTTTGCCGGGTGGAAGGCATCCCGATGGGCCTGGCAGCGATGGACTTCCGCTTCATGGGGGGATCGATGGGCTCCGTGGTCGGGGAGAAAATCACCCGTCTGATCGAGGAGTCCACTGCCCGCAAGCTGCCGCTCCTGATTGTCTGTGCCTCCGGCGGTGCCCGGATGCAGGAGGGGATGCTCAGCCTGATGCAGATGGCGAAGATCTCCGGCGCGCTGGAACGCCACCGCGAAGCCGAGCTGCTTTACATGCCCTTGCTCACCCACCCCACAACGGGAGGTGTGACCGCCAGTTTCGCCATGCTGGGCGATCTGATTCTGGCGGAACCGAAAGCGTTGATTGGTTTCGCAGGGCGTCGTGTGATTGAGCAGACCCTCCGGGAAAAGCTGCCCGACAATTTTCAGACGGCCGAATATCTGCAGGAGCATGGGTTCGTGGACACGATCGTTCCCCGCACCCAGCTGCGCCCCACCCTGGCCAATATTCTTCGCCTGCACGGCTGCAAACCGATGGAGCTCACCAGCGCATGA
- a CDS encoding DUF3727 domain-containing protein, translating to MSESGPGKSSDHPTLLVRDREGHDLLCFLEHLIPIEGQDYALLSPVDTPVSLFRLNDDAEPVPITEVASSEPILSVADVVLQEHDLVLVRSAITLTVSGELEEPYQDELDELEDDDDVDEDAETFELLVSFMVEAEEYGLYIPLDPFLVLVRMVDGQAVLLSDDELDRVQPLIEAELEEREWPD from the coding sequence ATGTCTGAGTCGGGCCCCGGTAAGAGCAGCGATCACCCCACCCTGCTGGTACGCGACCGCGAGGGCCATGACCTGCTGTGCTTCCTCGAGCATCTGATCCCCATCGAGGGGCAGGACTACGCCCTGCTCTCGCCGGTCGACACGCCCGTGTCGCTGTTTCGGCTTAATGACGATGCTGAGCCAGTCCCCATCACGGAAGTCGCCAGCAGCGAGCCGATTCTCTCGGTGGCTGATGTGGTGCTCCAGGAGCATGACCTGGTCTTGGTGCGATCGGCGATCACCCTCACCGTCAGTGGTGAATTGGAGGAGCCGTATCAGGACGAGCTGGATGAGCTGGAGGACGATGACGACGTTGATGAGGACGCCGAGACCTTTGAACTGCTGGTGAGCTTCATGGTCGAAGCGGAGGAATACGGCCTTTACATCCCGCTCGATCCTTTCCTGGTGTTGGTGCGGATGGTCGATGGTCAGGCGGTGCTTCTGAGCGACGATGAGCTCGACCGCGTTCAACCCTTGATTGAGGCCGAACTGGAGGAGCGTGAATGGCCGGATTGA
- a CDS encoding YqeG family HAD IIIA-type phosphatase, translating to MAGLKPQHWLTPDWDSHLTIAQLSIPHLTAHGLRAAVIDVDRTLLPGRDVTLPGPVRDWLVDAGRRLQLHLFSNNPSRDRIAAVADQLEVSFTFGAGKPRRGALRSVVRDLALPPEAIAMIGDRVFTDVLCGNRMGLYTVLVRPVREDGKPCRHDRVQRFERAMARVMGAPSA from the coding sequence ATGGCCGGATTGAAGCCACAGCATTGGTTGACCCCTGATTGGGATTCGCATCTCACCATTGCCCAGCTTTCGATACCCCACCTCACGGCCCATGGCCTGAGGGCTGCTGTGATCGATGTCGACCGCACCCTCCTGCCCGGTCGTGATGTGACCTTGCCAGGGCCTGTGCGCGACTGGCTGGTGGATGCCGGCCGCCGCCTGCAACTGCATCTGTTCAGCAACAACCCCTCCCGCGATCGGATTGCCGCTGTGGCTGATCAGCTGGAGGTCAGCTTCACCTTTGGTGCTGGCAAGCCCCGGCGTGGCGCCCTGCGCAGCGTGGTTCGCGATCTCGCGCTGCCACCGGAGGCGATCGCGATGATCGGAGACCGTGTGTTCACGGATGTGCTCTGCGGCAACCGGATGGGGCTTTACACGGTGTTGGTGCGTCCGGTTCGAGAGGATGGCAAGCCCTGCCGCCATGACCGAGTGCAGCGGTTTGAACGCGCCATGGCCCGCGTCATGGGGGCCCCTTCAGCATGA
- a CDS encoding LD-carboxypeptidase — protein MPTRRTLLISGASTVITALLSPMGMAAQRRLKPLKPGSRIRAVNPGTWMDPETDLQALRERCDQQQWHLEIPAAVTRQWRYFSGTDQERVQDLKSAWNDPTVDAVVTLGGGWGAARVLEAGFRFPRHPKWSLGFSDTSSLLLAQWAAGLPGAIHGSSGGSEAQWQRTVDLLCGRPVAPLLGESRRRGIVRGPLVVTNLTVATHLIGTPWLPSLKGAILVLEDVGEAPYRVDRMLTQWRSAGLLQHLAGVACGPFSWAEDDILPGDFTMDEILEERLGDLGIPLVLNLPLGHGGPNQALPLGAQAQLDGNHGRLSLMA, from the coding sequence ATGCCAACACGACGGACGCTGCTGATTTCAGGGGCATCCACCGTCATCACGGCCCTGCTCTCCCCCATGGGCATGGCTGCCCAGCGCAGGCTGAAACCCCTCAAGCCTGGATCGCGCATCCGCGCCGTGAACCCCGGCACCTGGATGGATCCGGAGACCGATCTGCAGGCATTGCGCGAACGCTGTGATCAACAGCAGTGGCATCTGGAGATTCCCGCAGCCGTCACCCGTCAATGGCGCTATTTCTCGGGAACCGACCAGGAACGGGTTCAGGATCTGAAATCAGCCTGGAATGATCCAACCGTGGATGCTGTGGTGACCCTTGGCGGTGGCTGGGGGGCTGCCCGTGTGCTCGAAGCTGGGTTTCGCTTTCCGCGACATCCCAAATGGAGTCTGGGGTTCTCCGACACCAGCTCCCTGCTACTGGCCCAGTGGGCCGCTGGGCTACCGGGTGCCATCCATGGATCCAGCGGCGGCAGTGAGGCGCAGTGGCAACGCACGGTGGATTTGCTCTGCGGACGTCCTGTGGCGCCCCTGCTGGGCGAGTCACGACGACGGGGGATCGTCCGCGGCCCTTTGGTGGTCACCAACCTCACCGTGGCGACCCACCTAATCGGCACGCCCTGGCTTCCCTCCCTGAAGGGGGCCATCCTGGTGCTTGAAGACGTGGGCGAAGCGCCTTACAGGGTCGATCGGATGCTGACCCAGTGGCGCAGCGCAGGCCTGTTGCAGCACTTGGCAGGGGTGGCCTGCGGTCCCTTCAGCTGGGCAGAAGACGACATCCTTCCGGGTGATTTCACGATGGACGAGATCCTTGAAGAACGCCTTGGCGATCTCGGTATTCCACTGGTGCTGAATCTGCCACTGGGCCATGGAGGGCCCAACCAGGCCTTGCCCCTGGGAGCGCAGGCGCAACTGGATGGCAACCACGGCCGTCTCAGCCTGATGGCCTGA
- the purQ gene encoding phosphoribosylformylglycinamidine synthase subunit PurQ → MSIGVIVFPGSNCDRDVQWATEGCLGISTRRVWHEETDLSSFDAIVLPGGFSYGDYLRCGAIARFAPALQSLIDFAAKGGRVLGICNGFQVLTELGLLPGALTRNRDLHFICEDAPLKVVSQRTAWMQGYNDGALTLPIAHGEGRYQCSDDTLKQLQDEDAIALSYGNNPNGSVSDIAGITNASGSVLGLMPHPERACDPATGGTDGRRMLEALLG, encoded by the coding sequence ATGAGCATCGGGGTCATCGTTTTTCCAGGCTCGAACTGCGATCGGGATGTGCAATGGGCTACCGAGGGTTGCCTGGGGATAAGCACGCGCCGGGTCTGGCATGAGGAGACCGACCTCAGCAGCTTTGACGCCATCGTTCTGCCAGGCGGTTTCAGCTATGGCGACTACCTGCGTTGCGGTGCCATTGCCCGCTTCGCGCCAGCCCTGCAGTCCTTGATCGACTTTGCAGCCAAGGGCGGTCGCGTGCTCGGCATCTGCAACGGATTTCAGGTGCTCACAGAACTGGGGCTCCTGCCCGGTGCACTCACCCGGAACCGGGATCTGCACTTCATCTGTGAGGACGCGCCCCTCAAGGTGGTGAGCCAACGCACGGCCTGGATGCAGGGGTACAACGACGGAGCCTTGACCCTGCCGATCGCCCACGGTGAAGGCCGTTACCAATGCAGCGATGACACGCTGAAGCAGCTTCAGGACGAAGACGCCATTGCCCTCAGCTATGGCAACAACCCCAATGGGTCGGTGTCCGACATCGCGGGCATCACCAATGCCAGCGGCAGTGTTCTAGGCCTAATGCCCCACCCGGAGCGGGCCTGTGATCCAGCCACGGGAGGAACCGACGGCCGCCGCATGCTGGAAGCCCTGCTGGGCTGA
- a CDS encoding Gfo/Idh/MocA family protein: protein MSPQPLGVALAGLGFGEKVHLPALAAARDLDAVALWHPRQERMDAATAAHGLKGFSDWDALLADPAVDAVVIATPPAPRFDLARRALEAGKHLLLEKPIALHADQARELQRLALARGLSVAVDYEYRAVPLFMQAARLLQTGAVGTPWLVKLDWLMGSRADPQRSWNWYAQADQGGGVIGALGTHALDMLAWLIGPLGAVQALNSVSIKQRPHPDGGLAAVDAPDVSLLQTVAHWQGRQDLPVPAQVSLSSVSRNGRGFCLDVVGSSGSLLLSSANQKDYVHGFELQHAPIGEPFRAVEPAADLAFPETWSDGRIAPVARVLGWWAESIRRGQPMLPGLAEGVASRVACDQAALGTLNLA from the coding sequence ATGTCTCCACAACCCCTTGGTGTTGCCCTTGCCGGTCTCGGCTTCGGGGAGAAGGTGCACTTGCCGGCCCTTGCTGCCGCGCGCGATCTTGATGCGGTTGCCCTGTGGCACCCCCGCCAGGAGCGCATGGATGCCGCCACTGCTGCCCATGGCTTGAAGGGATTCAGCGACTGGGACGCTCTGCTGGCCGATCCCGCGGTGGACGCGGTGGTCATCGCCACCCCCCCGGCACCTCGCTTTGACCTGGCCCGACGGGCCCTGGAGGCAGGCAAGCATTTGCTGCTCGAGAAGCCCATTGCTCTGCATGCCGATCAAGCCCGGGAGCTGCAGCGGCTGGCCTTGGCGCGCGGACTTTCGGTGGCTGTGGATTACGAATACCGGGCTGTTCCCCTGTTCATGCAGGCCGCACGCCTTCTGCAGACCGGTGCTGTCGGCACGCCCTGGCTGGTGAAGCTCGACTGGTTGATGGGCAGCCGAGCCGATCCCCAGCGCAGCTGGAACTGGTATGCCCAGGCGGATCAGGGCGGCGGCGTGATTGGAGCCCTGGGGACCCATGCCCTGGACATGCTGGCCTGGTTGATCGGTCCCCTGGGTGCCGTCCAGGCCCTGAACAGCGTTTCGATCAAGCAACGCCCTCACCCCGATGGTGGCCTGGCCGCCGTGGATGCCCCCGATGTGTCGCTGCTGCAGACCGTTGCCCATTGGCAGGGAAGGCAGGACCTGCCGGTGCCGGCTCAGGTCAGCCTCAGTTCCGTGTCGCGCAACGGTCGCGGTTTCTGCCTGGATGTGGTGGGTTCCTCGGGATCGCTGCTGCTCAGCAGCGCCAACCAGAAGGACTACGTCCATGGCTTTGAGCTGCAGCATGCCCCGATCGGTGAGCCCTTCCGTGCGGTGGAGCCCGCTGCCGACCTCGCCTTCCCAGAAACCTGGTCGGATGGCCGCATCGCCCCTGTGGCCAGGGTGCTGGGCTGGTGGGCCGAGAGCATTCGCCGTGGGCAACCGATGCTGCCTGGACTGGCCGAGGGCGTGGCGAGTCGTGTGGCTTGCGATCAGGCTGCCCTCGGCACATTGAATCTTGCGTAA
- the purS gene encoding phosphoribosylformylglycinamidine synthase subunit PurS has translation MPRFQARVLVRLRPSVLDPAGEAARGAAERLGVEGLSKLRIGKAVEMELEAPDEAEARRRLELLSDRLLANPVIEDWTLELEQS, from the coding sequence GTGCCGCGTTTTCAAGCCCGCGTCCTCGTGCGTCTGCGCCCCTCTGTGCTAGATCCAGCCGGAGAAGCAGCGCGTGGTGCCGCTGAACGACTTGGGGTGGAAGGCCTCAGCAAACTGCGCATCGGCAAAGCCGTGGAAATGGAGCTGGAGGCTCCTGATGAAGCCGAAGCCCGCCGCAGATTGGAACTGCTCAGTGATCGCTTGCTGGCCAACCCGGTGATCGAAGACTGGACCCTGGAGCTGGAGCAGTCATGA
- a CDS encoding phosphoribulokinase, whose product MSKRHPVVAVTGSSGAGTSTVKRAFEHIFAREGITPAVVEGDSYHRYERMPMKQAMADALAKGENFSHFGPEANLFDKLEELFRTYGETGAGQKRYYLHSVEEAAEHNARLGVNLEPGQFTPWEDIPSGTDVLFYEGLHGGVKGEGYDVSALADLLVGVVPITNLEWIQKIHRDNAERGYSAEAIVDTILRRMPDYINHICPQFSQTDINFQRVPTVDTSNPFICRNIPTPDESFVIIHFRKGAREKWGIDFGYLLNMIHDSFMSSPTSIVVNGGKMGFAMELILTPIIHRMIEEKNKAS is encoded by the coding sequence ATGTCGAAGCGTCATCCGGTTGTCGCTGTTACCGGTTCTTCCGGAGCTGGAACCAGCACCGTCAAGCGCGCCTTCGAGCACATCTTTGCGAGGGAAGGCATTACCCCTGCAGTGGTGGAAGGCGATAGCTACCACCGCTACGAGCGGATGCCAATGAAACAGGCCATGGCGGATGCCCTGGCCAAGGGTGAGAACTTCTCCCACTTCGGCCCTGAGGCCAACCTCTTCGACAAGCTCGAGGAACTGTTCCGCACCTACGGCGAAACCGGTGCTGGTCAGAAGCGCTACTACCTTCACAGCGTCGAAGAAGCTGCTGAACACAACGCCCGTCTTGGCGTCAACCTCGAGCCGGGTCAGTTCACGCCTTGGGAAGACATCCCCTCAGGCACTGACGTGCTGTTCTACGAAGGCCTTCATGGTGGTGTGAAGGGCGAGGGCTACGACGTGTCCGCCCTGGCCGACCTCTTGGTGGGTGTGGTGCCGATCACCAACCTCGAGTGGATTCAGAAGATCCACCGCGACAATGCTGAGCGTGGTTATTCCGCTGAGGCCATCGTTGACACGATCCTGCGCCGGATGCCTGATTACATCAATCACATCTGCCCTCAGTTCAGCCAGACCGACATCAATTTCCAGAGGGTTCCCACTGTGGACACCTCCAATCCCTTCATCTGCCGGAACATTCCCACCCCGGATGAAAGCTTCGTGATCATCCACTTCCGCAAAGGTGCTCGTGAGAAGTGGGGGATCGACTTCGGTTATCTGCTGAACATGATCCACGATTCCTTCATGTCGAGCCCCACCAGCATTGTGGTGAACGGCGGCAAGATGGGTTTCGCCATGGAGCTGATTCTCACCCCGATCATTCACCGCATGATCGAAGAGAAGAACAAGGCCAGCTGA